Proteins encoded within one genomic window of Theobroma cacao cultivar B97-61/B2 chromosome 7, Criollo_cocoa_genome_V2, whole genome shotgun sequence:
- the LOC18594891 gene encoding nuclear transcription factor Y subunit C-2 — protein sequence MDQSEQTQQQHQHQQQHQQHQQQPVMGVVPGAGQMGYSTGPYHTASMVASGTPAVAVPSPTQPPTTFSSSPHQLAYQQAQHFHHQQQQQQQQQLQMFWANQMQEIEQTTDFKNHSLPLARIKKIMKADEDVRMISAEAPVIFAKACEMFILELTLRSWIHTEENKRRTLQKNDIAAAISRTDVFDFLVDIIPRDELKEEGLGVTKATIPLVGSPADIPYYYVPQHPVGPTGMIMGKPVDQATLYPGQQARPPMAFMPWPQGQPQQQQSQQQQSDS from the coding sequence ATGGATCAATCAGAACAAACGCAGCAGCAGCATCAGCATCAGCAACAGCATCAACAGCATCAACAACAGCCTGTAATGGGAGTTGTACCTGGTGCAGGCCAGATGGGATATTCGACTGGTCCTTACCATACTGCTTCCATGGTTGCCTCTGGTACTCCAGCAGTAGCGGTCCCTTCACCAACTCAGCCTCCAACTACTTTCTCTAGTTCTCCACACCAACTTGCCTACCAACAAGCTCAACACTTCCACCATCAACAGCAGCAGCAACAACAGCAGCAGCTTCAAATGTTCTGGGCCAACCAAATGCAAGAAATTGAGCAAACAACAGACTTCAAGAATCACAGTCTCCCACTTGCCCGGATCAAAAAGATAATGAAAGCAGATGAAGATGTGCGGATGATATCAGCAGAGGCTCCTGTTATTTTTGCAAAAGCTTGTGAAATGTTCATTTTAGAACTAACTTTACGCTCTTGGATCCACACTGAAGAGAACAAAAGGAGGACACTACAGAAGAATGATATTGCAGCTGCCATTTCAAGGACTGACGTCTTTGATTTCTTAGTTGATATTATTCCAAGGGATGAGTTGAAAGAGGAGGGACTTGGGGTCACCAAGGCCACTATTCCTTTAGTTGGTTCACCTGCTGATATTCCATATTACTATGTCCCGCAGCATCCTGTAGGACCCACAGGGATGATAATGGGAAAGCCTGTTGATCAAGCTACATTGTATCCAGGCCAGCAGGCTCGACCACCCATGGCTTTCATGCCATGGCCCCAAGGTCAGCCACAGCAGCAGCAATCTCAACAGCAGCAAAGTGATTCTTGA
- the LOC18594890 gene encoding SKP1-like protein 14 — protein sequence MSMAAVETKKITLRTADNHEFEVEEAIAMEFSTIKTFFDENPDASEDTIPLPNVTSKCLSAIIEYCKSHLAFRARETSSSIDEQVRTYDEEFVKARDNESLKELILAANYLNIKALLDMLNQAVADRIKNKSVEYVRRFFGLENDYTPEEEAAIRAENEWAFEGVDPDDD from the coding sequence ATGTCGATGGCCGCCGTTGAGACCAAGAAAATTACCCTGCGAACCGCCGACAATCACGAATTCGAAGTCGAGGAAGCAATAGCCATGGAGTTCAGCACAATCAAAACCTTTTTCGACGAAAACCCCGACGCTTCTGAGGATACCATCCCTCTCCCCAACGTCACCTCGAAGTGCCTCTCAGCCATAATCGAGTACTGTAAGTCCCACCTGGCCTTCCGTGCTCGCGAAACCTCCTCATCCATCGACGAACAAGTCAGGACTTACGACGAAGAGTTCGTCAAGGCGCGTGATAATGAGTCTCTGAAAGAGTTGATCTTGGCTgcaaattatttgaatataaaagcGCTTCTTGATATGTTGAATCAGGCCGTGGCTGATAGGATCAAGAATAAGAGCGTGGAATATGTGAGGAGGTTTTTTGGACTAGAGAACGATTATACGCCGGAGGAGGAGGCTGCAATTAGGGCGGAGAACGAATGGGCTTTTGAAGGTGTTGATCCTGATGATGATTGA